A genomic segment from Spinacia oleracea cultivar Varoflay chromosome 3, BTI_SOV_V1, whole genome shotgun sequence encodes:
- the LOC110778758 gene encoding jasmonate-induced protein homolog — MASAQAIAMNDKEKEMVVAMVEQAKSVGKTNNMKLGAVNQQANQNSAVVYINNSTPAKINFNQNLNWAGSVIGTPYPPTITAMSSASFTHAAQPIDGSKGAVVYFGSNKDGIPSGWLLAWFAPAKMTPTNPNRVHVECGPSAKYGSVDWDVIKARLDVADSYNNHFDPVTHTTIAAEITPGGSFAAIGANFGVF, encoded by the exons ATGGCTTCAGCACAGGCAATCGCAATGAATGACAAGGAGAAAGAAATGGTGGTTGCGATGGTAGAACAAGCAAAGAGCGTCGGCAAAACCAATAACATGAAATTGGGTGCTGTGAACCAGCAAGCTAATCAAAACAGTGCGGTTGTCTATATTAACAATAGCACCCCtgcaaaaatcaattttaaccAAAATTTGAATTGGGCAGGGAGTGTCATTGGTACCCCATATCCTCCTACGATTACCGCCATGTCGTCGGCTTCCTTCACCCATGCTGCGCAGCCTATCGACGGCTCCAAAGGAGCCGTGGTGTACTTCGGCAGCAACAAGGACGGAATTCCTTCCGGATGGCTTTTGGCTTGGTTTGCACCCGCCAAAATGACCCCGACCAATCCTAATAGG GTACATGTTGAGTGTGGTCCCAGCGCTAAGTATGGTTCCGTAGATTGGGACGTAATCAAAGCTAGGCTTGATGTAGCAGACTCCTACAACAACCACTTTGACCCAGTTACTCATACCACCATTGCTGCCGAGATCACTCCAGGCGGCAGTTTCGCAGCGATTGGTGCGAATTTTGGAGTTTTTTAA
- the LOC130469477 gene encoding zinc finger BED domain-containing protein RICESLEEPER 1-like — MAEGSSVNPLDLGEDEDEIPCNNKGPPVNARGRKLKSVVWQHMAREILKDGSIQAICNHCKMIFTANNSSGTSHLKRHVDKCPKRINHDIRNFCISSNPSSGGTSNMSLKNPNINFEEVRRAICIYVVSGAHSFATCEEPGFKYMVSTMCPQFNTISRHTLRRDTLRYYDDEKKFVMDDLQNAPGRIAFTTDNWRSEHTDDEYMCITAHWVDANWKLQKRIIKFGALTPPFDGVSLADEIALCLGQWKIDHKIFSFTVDNASYNDCMISSLKAHLLRKNCLFYGGEFFHLRCACHIINLVVQAGLKGIDDVVIKIKSVVKHFKHSIPKKKKFYSVAETSFGIKTNKKLRGDNCIRWNFTFLMLDRFIFFRDVIDHVVSRDKDLKVFSLTLEEWVRVCELHAFLKIFYDVTNTFSASKHPTSNLYFDGVWRIHKKLIDVTNGPLSSLSSMVKPMKDKFDKYWFDYSLVLSCAAVLDPRFKLDRVEYCYEKLFGEVYAKKMVERVRYTLFDLFDEYKDVHTASSPNLATSSGAPSISTVVGSNAEQMDEILDYKVFLSKRRKADNVKSELEIYLEEKNPDVTEKCDVLSYWNKNSVRYPNLACLARDILTIPISTVPSESSFSMGKKLINPWRASLGQKTIEALACSEDWLRAKGLNLGSSKFFGYGELSVDDDEEEEEDDECLSVTKVLEKHNADA, encoded by the exons ATGGCAGAAGGTAGCTCTGTCAATCCACTTGACTTGGGGGAGGATGAAGATGAAATTCCATGCAATAATAAAGGCCCTCCAGTCAATGCTCGTggtagaaaattaaaatcagTTGTTTGGCAGCATATGGCTCGTGAAATATTAAAAGATGGGAGCATACAAGCTATTTGCAACCACTGTAAGATGATTTTTACAGCAAATAATAGCAGTGGTACGTCTCATCTCAAAAGACATGTTGATAAATGTCCAAAACGCATAAACCATGATATTAGGAACTTTTGTATTTCATCTAATCCATCTAGTGGGGGCACTAGCAACATGTCTTTGAAAAATCCTAATATTAATTTTGAGGAAGTACGTAGGGCTATTTGCATTTATGTTGTATCTGGTGCTCATTCTTTTGCTACATGTGAAGAACCTGGGTTCAAATATATGGTCTCTACTATGTGCCCTCAATTTAATACTATTAGTAGGCATACTTTAAGGAGAGACACTTTGAGATATTATGATgatgaaaaaaaatttgttatGGATGATTTGCAAAATGCTCCTGGTCGTATAGCTTTTACCACTGATAATTGGAGAAGTGAACATACAGATGATGAATATATGTGCATTACTGCTCATTGGGTTGATGCTAATTGgaaattacaaaagagaataATCAAATTTGGGGCTTTAACACCACCGTTTGATGGAGTTTCTCTTGCGGATGAGATTGCATTATGCTTGGGTCAATGGAAAATTGATCATAAGATATTTAGTTTTACAGTAGACAATGCATCTTACAATGATTGTATGATTTCTTCTTTAAAGGCTCATCTTCTAAGGAAAAACTGTTTGTTTTATGGTGGGGAATTCTTTCACTTGCGATGTGCTTGTCATATTATAAATCTTGTAGTGCAAGCTGGATTAAAGGGCATAGATGATGTTGTTATCAAGATTAAAAGTGTAGTGAAACACTTTAAGCATTCAATCCCAAAGAAGAAAAAGTTTTATAGTGTTGCTGAAACAAGTTTTGGTATAAAAACAAACAAGAAGTTGCGTGGAGATAATTGTATTAGATGGAACTTTACATTTTTAATGCTTGACCGCTTCATTTTCTTTAGAGATGTTATTGATCATGTGGTTAGTCGGGATAAGGATCTTAAAGTGTTTTCTCTCACATTGGAAGAGTGGGTTAGAGTTTGTGAATTGCATGCATTCTTGAAGATCTTTTATGATGTTACAAATACATTTTCGGCTTCAAAACACCCCACTTCaaatctctattttgatggTGTATGGAGGATccataaaaagttgatagatgtTACAAACGGACCCTTAAGTAGCTTGTCTTCTATGGTCAAACCTATGAAGGATAAATTCGATAAATATTGGTTTGATTATAGTCTTGTCCTCTCGTGTGCTGCTGTTTTGGATCCCCGATTTAAACTAGACAGAGTTGAATATTGCTATGAAAAGTTGTTTGGAGAGGTATATGCTAAGAAAATGGTTGAACGTGTTAGATACactttgtttgatttgtttgaTGAGTACAAAGATGTCCATACTGCTAGTTCTCCTAATCTGGCAACTAGTAGTGGTGCCCCTAGTATTTCTACTGTTGTTGGAAGTAATGCGGAACAAATGGATGAAATACTTGATTATAAGGTATTCTTGAGTAAGAGAAGGAAAGCAGATAATGTCAAGAGTGAATTGGAGATTTATTTAGAGGAAAAGAATCCGGATGTGACAGAAAAATGTGACGTGCTGTCATATTGGAACAAAAATTCTGTCCGTTATCCAAATCTTGCATGTTTGGCTCGTGACATATTGACTATTCCCATCTCTACGGTTCCTTCAGAATCTTCTTTTAGTATGGGAAAGAAGTTAATAAATCCTTGGAGAGCCTCACTTGGGCAAAAGACAATAGAAGCTCTTGCATGTTCTGAAGATTGGTTACGTGCAAAAGGTCTTAACTTAG GTTCATCAAAATTCTTTGGCTATGGGGAATTGTCTGTTGACgacgatgaagaagaagaagaagatgatgagtGTCTTAGT GTGACGAAAGTTCTTGAGAAACACAATGCTGATGCTTGA